The proteins below are encoded in one region of Oncorhynchus kisutch isolate 150728-3 linkage group LG14, Okis_V2, whole genome shotgun sequence:
- the LOC109904562 gene encoding transmembrane protein 151B-like produces the protein MSPPASAAAASESSTTTVFEEDTREEQRPLKQSLSKSLCRESFWKCLLLSMLMYGCMGAMVWCHVTKVTRLTFDSAFKGKSMMYHDSPCSDGYIYIPLAFLLMLYLVYLVECWHCNAKSELQHKMDVEGIYERIQRMQQAKPCIWWKAISYHYVRRTRQVTRYRNGDAYTSTQVYHERVNTHVAEADYDYGHCGMKDISKQLLGLEKAPLTKLRFTKCFSFANVESENSYLTQRARFFTDNEGLDDYMEAREGMHLKDINLKECVIVFSEPDHHPWYVSHHVFWAASFLTLSWPLRVFTEYRTAYVHYRVEKLFGADYVPVTPLDERPYSHRIPRVNTIDSTELEWHIRSNQQLVPSYSEAGLMELAQCSSGGFGGLRQNCERCHRAMSSSSVFSRSALSICTGSSPRVGRVPYSGSRFSLGRRYGSRRSCFWRSRSSLDEQLSPSENTRCLSGRLTTDDEDPPDYQDALCFPVLIFHCSENCHNHRSFHRNGSCVETSL, from the exons ATGTCCCCTCCAGCCTCCGCTGCGGCAGCGAGTGAGAGCAGTACAACCACCGTTTTCGAGGAAGACACCAGAGAAGAG CAGAGGCCCTTGAAGCAATCCCTGAGCAAGTCCCTGTGTAGAGAGAGCTTCTGGAAATGCCTGCTGCTCTCCATGCTCATGTACGGCTGCATGGGAGCCATGGTGTGGTGTCATGTCACCAAGGTGACTCGCCTCACCTTTGACAGTGCCTTCAAAGGGAAGTCCATGATGTACCATGACAGCCCCTGTTCTGACGGATACATCTACATCCCTCTGGCCTTCCTGCTCATGCTCTACCTGGTCTACTTGGTGGAGTGCTGGCACTGCAATGCCAAGAGTGAGCTGCAGCATAAAATGGATGTAGAGGGCATTTATGAACGTATCCAAAGGATGCAGCAAGCAAAACCCTGTATCTGGTGGAAGGCCATTAGCTACCATTATGTTAGACGGACTCGGCAGGTCACACGCTATCGTAATGGGGACGCCTACACCAGCACACAGGTCTACCACGAACGGGTCAACACCCATGTGGCTGAGGCTGATTATGACTATGGTCACTGTGGGATGAAGGACATCTCAAAACAACTGCTTGGTTTGGAGAAGGCCCCACTCACCAAACTGAGGTTCACCAAGTGCTTTAGTTTTGCTAATGTGGAGTCTGAGAACTCCTACCTCACCCAAAGAGCAAGGTTCTTCACTGACAACGAGGGGCTTGATGACTATATGGAGGCACGGGAGGGGATGCACCTGAAGGACATTAACTTAAAggagtgtgtgattgtgttttcTGAACCTGACCACCACCCATGGTATGTGTCTCATCATGTGTTCTGGGCAGCATCCTTCCTCACCTTATCGTGGCCCCTGAGGGTTTTCACAGAGTACCGCACTGCCTACGTCCATTACCGTGTGGAGAAACTCTTCGGTGCGGATTACGTCCCTGTGACGCCTCTCGATGAACGCCCTTACAGCCACCGGATCCCCCGGGTCAACACCATCGACAGCACAGAGCTGGAGTGGCACATCCGTTCTAACCAGCAGTTAGTGCCTAGCTACTCTGAGGCTGGACTCATGGAACTGGCCCAGTGCTCCTCTGGTGGCTTTGGTGGTTTAAGACAGAACTGCGAGCGCTGTCACCGGGCAATGAGCAGCTCCTCTGTTTTCTCCAGGAGTGCCCTCAGCATATGTACCGGCAGTAGCCCGCGGGTCGGCCGGGTGCCCTACAGTGGCAGCCGCTTCTCCTTGGGCCGGCGCTACGGATCGCGACGCAGCTGTTTCTGGAGGAGTAGAAGCAGTTTGGATGAGCAATTGAGTCCCAGTGAGAACACCCGCTGCCTTTCCGGGCGCCTAACCACTGACGACGAGGACCCCCCAGATTACCAAGATGCTCTCTGCTTCCCCGTGCTAATTTTTCACTGTAGTGAGAACTGCCACAATCACAGGTCCTTTCATAGGAATGGCTCCTGTGTGGAGACCTCTCTATGA